The following are from one region of the Polyangiaceae bacterium genome:
- a CDS encoding NfeD family protein, translating into MGILYLAALIVGVGTIAMQLLFSGHGDADADAHLDVDADGDIDADIDADVDADHGHVGHGDGGFLPIFLSLRFWTFAFLAFGMVGTLLHYFRMTTSPVTIGLAVAMGLVSGLAASLTFRLLSRAEMSSGGSTTDAVGSVGKVLVPVSRRAHGKVRIELKGQTVDLLATTDEDDLEAGDMVLVEEVDSGTARVGRPPPELLPPKR; encoded by the coding sequence GTGGGGATCCTCTACCTCGCTGCGCTGATTGTCGGTGTTGGCACCATCGCCATGCAGCTGCTCTTCTCCGGCCACGGAGATGCGGACGCCGACGCGCACTTGGACGTGGACGCGGACGGCGACATCGACGCGGACATCGACGCCGACGTGGACGCGGACCATGGCCACGTGGGCCACGGCGACGGCGGATTCTTGCCGATTTTCCTGTCGCTGCGGTTCTGGACCTTCGCCTTCCTGGCGTTCGGCATGGTGGGCACGTTGCTGCACTACTTCCGTATGACGACGAGCCCCGTCACCATTGGCTTGGCGGTGGCCATGGGGCTGGTTTCGGGTCTCGCGGCTTCGCTGACGTTTCGTCTGCTTTCCCGTGCGGAGATGAGCTCTGGCGGGAGCACGACGGACGCCGTTGGAAGTGTGGGCAAGGTGCTCGTTCCCGTGAGCCGTCGTGCCCACGGCAAGGTGCGCATCGAGCTCAAGGGGCAGACCGTGGACCTGCTCGCGACGACCGACGAGGACGACCTCGAAGCCGGCGACATGGTCCTGGTCGAAGAGGTCGATTCCGGCACCGCGCGCGTGGGGCGGCCCCCGCCCGAGCTCCTGCCGCCCAAACGCTGA
- the hemB gene encoding porphobilinogen synthase, whose translation MRQLPARRGRWYRRSVLIRPRRNRARAATRGLVRETELSAAHLVLPMFVHEGDGETPIKSMPGHSRLGIRRLVEKAAQAYELGVAGVALFPALADDLKDSRGKESENPEGLLQRTIRALKKDVPELLVIPDVALDPYSSDGHDGVVIDGRIDNDITVPILAKMAVAQAAAGADIVAPSDMMDGRVGAIRRALDEAGYTDVGICSYSVKYASAFYGPFRDALDSAPKSGDKKTYQMDPANVREALREIRLDEAEGADWLMVKPGLPYADVIRFVRDNTALPVATYHVSGEYAMLKAAAEKGWLDFDKCLLESLTCLRRAGADVIFTYGAVEAAKLLR comes from the coding sequence ATGCGTCAGCTGCCGGCCCGCCGTGGACGGTGGTATAGACGGAGCGTGCTGATCCGACCCCGACGAAACCGCGCCCGAGCCGCCACCCGCGGGTTGGTGCGTGAAACCGAGCTGTCCGCCGCGCACCTGGTGCTGCCCATGTTCGTGCACGAGGGGGACGGCGAAACGCCGATCAAAAGCATGCCTGGCCACTCGCGCCTCGGCATTCGCCGCTTGGTGGAAAAGGCCGCCCAGGCCTACGAGCTGGGCGTGGCCGGCGTCGCCCTGTTTCCGGCGCTGGCGGACGACTTGAAAGATTCTCGCGGCAAGGAGAGCGAAAATCCCGAAGGCCTGCTGCAGCGCACGATTCGCGCGCTCAAGAAGGACGTCCCGGAGCTGCTCGTGATCCCGGACGTGGCGCTGGATCCGTATTCCAGCGACGGCCACGACGGCGTGGTGATCGACGGCCGCATCGACAACGACATCACGGTGCCGATCCTGGCCAAGATGGCCGTGGCCCAGGCCGCCGCCGGCGCGGACATCGTGGCCCCCAGCGACATGATGGACGGCAGGGTCGGCGCCATCCGCCGCGCTCTGGACGAAGCCGGCTACACCGACGTCGGCATCTGCAGCTACTCGGTGAAGTACGCCTCGGCGTTCTACGGCCCCTTCCGCGACGCCCTCGACTCGGCGCCCAAGAGCGGCGACAAGAAAACGTATCAGATGGATCCCGCGAACGTGCGCGAGGCGCTGCGAGAGATCCGCCTGGACGAAGCCGAGGGCGCGGACTGGCTGATGGTCAAGCCGGGGCTGCCCTACGCGGACGTGATTCGCTTCGTGCGCGACAACACCGCCCTGCCGGTGGCGACGTATCACGTGAGCGGCGAGTACGCGATGCTCAAGGCCGCCGCCGAAAAGGGCTGGCTCGACTTCGACAAGTGCCTGCTCGAGAGCCTTACTTGCCTGCGCCGCGCCGGCGCCGACGTGATCTTCACCTACGGCGCCGTGGAAGCCGCCAAGCTCCTCCGCTGA
- a CDS encoding flotillin family protein, giving the protein MPTDIPDLGTDLDTAMMLLGGAVGLVVLLALVIFVVSRFLVICKPNEIVVISGRKHKLSDGSTVGYNVLHGGRGFRVPVLEEVNRMDMRLIPVQVEVQNAYSKGGIPLMVHAIANVKLSNDATFMRNAIERSLSMTPRQIGAVAQQTLEGVLREVVAELTPEEVNEDRLKFAETLIKNAKEDFDKLGLELDVLKVQSVSDEQSYLNNLGRARIARMIRDAQNAENIANQAIAEAQATARRRAETAQKQAEAQVLTKRNELRGEMARLEAEAKAIENEAEVAAETARAQAEQELQSMRAELERLRLECDVFLPAEADRLAAEADARGRAAPVVESGKAAAGALAVVAQEWQAAGADGRDLYVLQHLKSFVEAAVARVTRTKIADLSVVDGGDGESFTGAVASFPAAVSEVLKETGAALGVDMNQLLTGKKGGVR; this is encoded by the coding sequence ATGCCCACCGATATTCCGGACCTGGGGACGGACCTGGATACGGCCATGATGCTGCTGGGGGGAGCCGTCGGGCTCGTCGTCCTGCTGGCCCTCGTCATCTTCGTCGTCTCGCGGTTTCTCGTCATCTGCAAGCCCAACGAAATCGTCGTGATCAGCGGCCGAAAGCACAAGCTCTCGGACGGCTCCACCGTCGGTTACAACGTGCTGCACGGAGGCCGCGGCTTCCGCGTTCCGGTGCTCGAGGAGGTGAACCGCATGGACATGCGCCTCATCCCCGTGCAGGTGGAGGTGCAGAACGCGTACTCCAAGGGTGGCATCCCGTTGATGGTGCACGCCATCGCCAACGTGAAGTTGAGCAACGACGCCACCTTCATGCGCAACGCCATCGAGCGTTCGCTGTCGATGACTCCACGCCAGATCGGTGCGGTGGCCCAGCAAACGCTGGAAGGCGTGCTGCGCGAGGTCGTCGCCGAGCTCACGCCGGAAGAGGTGAACGAGGATCGCCTCAAGTTCGCCGAGACGCTGATCAAGAACGCCAAGGAGGACTTCGACAAGCTGGGGCTCGAGCTCGATGTGCTCAAGGTGCAGAGCGTGTCGGACGAGCAGAGCTACTTGAACAACCTTGGCCGCGCGCGCATCGCCCGCATGATCCGCGACGCCCAGAACGCGGAGAACATCGCGAACCAGGCCATCGCGGAGGCGCAAGCCACTGCCCGGCGGCGAGCGGAAACAGCACAAAAGCAAGCCGAGGCGCAGGTGCTCACCAAGCGCAACGAGCTGCGTGGCGAAATGGCGCGACTGGAAGCCGAAGCCAAGGCCATCGAAAACGAGGCCGAAGTCGCTGCGGAAACGGCACGCGCCCAAGCCGAGCAGGAGCTGCAGTCGATGCGCGCGGAGCTCGAGCGGCTGCGTTTGGAATGCGACGTATTCTTGCCCGCGGAGGCGGACCGCTTGGCCGCCGAGGCAGACGCTCGCGGGCGCGCAGCGCCGGTGGTGGAGAGCGGCAAGGCCGCGGCGGGCGCGCTGGCGGTGGTGGCTCAGGAGTGGCAGGCGGCGGGCGCTGACGGCCGCGATCTGTACGTGCTGCAACACTTGAAGAGCTTCGTGGAAGCGGCCGTCGCCCGCGTCACGCGCACCAAGATCGCAGACCTGTCCGTGGTCGACGGCGGCGACGGCGAAAGCTTCACGGGTGCGGTAGCGAGCTTCCCGGCGGCCGTATCCGAGGTGTTGAAAGAAACCGGTGCGGCCTTGGGCGTGGACATGAACCAACTCCTCACGGGCAAGAAGGGCGGGGTACGCTGA